In Pseudoalteromonas marina, a genomic segment contains:
- the mreD gene encoding rod shape-determining protein MreD has product MINRYSLLIALSIFFALIMALMPLPFSFEPFRPDWVLLVLMYWSLAVPHRLNIGTAWVVGLLIDLASGSPLGVNSLTFSVCIFITASNFQKIRNFSLWQQSLLIGLFLTLYHLMQFWLNHFLLGVYFNPQYLWPVFTGMVSWFWVFLLLRKYRRHFRIR; this is encoded by the coding sequence ATGATTAACCGTTATTCATTGTTAATTGCGCTAAGCATATTTTTTGCTTTAATTATGGCGCTAATGCCGCTGCCATTTTCGTTTGAACCATTTAGGCCGGATTGGGTCTTATTAGTACTTATGTATTGGTCATTGGCCGTGCCACATCGGTTAAATATTGGTACTGCTTGGGTCGTAGGTTTACTCATTGATTTAGCGTCAGGCTCACCTTTAGGTGTTAACTCGCTGACATTTTCGGTATGTATATTTATTACCGCAAGTAACTTTCAAAAAATTCGTAACTTCTCGCTTTGGCAGCAAAGTTTGTTAATTGGCTTGTTTTTAACGCTTTATCATTTAATGCAGTTTTGGCTAAATCATTTTTTGCTTGGTGTTTACTTTAACCCACAATATTTATGGCCGGTATTTACTGGCATGGTAAGTTGGTTTTGGGTGTTTTTATTACTTCGTAAGTACCGCAGACATTTTAGGATCAGATAA
- the rng gene encoding ribonuclease G, whose protein sequence is MSTELLINVTPSESRVALIENGVLQEIQLERIGNLGIVGNIYLGKISRVLPGMQAAFVDIGLEKAAFLHASDIVNSASIVEGVDDVPIKKVQDIRELVRQGQFIMVQVVKDPLGTKGARLTTDITIPSRYLVFMPDATHVGVSQRIETEEERSRLKKIVAEYGDENGSFIVRTAAEGASEAELRHDAGFLRKLWEKITARRKKTNKATILHEDLTLAFRTLRDYVGEDMERIRVDSKLTYQELKIFTEEFVPQLSQVLEYYPGERPIFDLFDVENEVQKALHRKVTLKSGGYIIIDQTEAMTTVDVNTGAFVGHRNLEETIFNTNVEATSAIARQLRLRNLGGIIIIDFIDMVSEEHKSRVLHSLESALAKDRTKTNINGLSALGLVEMTRKRTRESLEHILCDVCPACSGRGSQKTVETVCYEILREIVRVNRAYAADKFMVYAAPAVSEALLNDEYHNLAELELFIGKQVHIQTESLYSQEQFDVVMM, encoded by the coding sequence ATGAGTACAGAATTACTGATCAACGTAACACCGAGTGAAAGTCGTGTTGCCCTAATCGAAAACGGTGTGCTTCAAGAGATTCAGTTAGAACGAATTGGTAACCTAGGTATTGTTGGCAATATTTATCTAGGAAAAATAAGCCGTGTTTTACCTGGAATGCAGGCCGCTTTTGTTGATATTGGCTTAGAGAAAGCCGCATTCTTACATGCATCTGACATAGTAAATAGTGCCTCCATTGTTGAAGGTGTTGACGATGTACCAATAAAGAAAGTGCAAGATATACGAGAGTTAGTGCGCCAAGGTCAATTTATTATGGTGCAAGTGGTTAAAGATCCATTAGGCACGAAAGGCGCGAGACTCACTACCGACATCACTATTCCGTCTCGCTACTTAGTATTTATGCCAGACGCAACGCATGTTGGTGTAAGCCAACGGATAGAAACTGAAGAAGAGCGATCTCGCCTTAAAAAAATTGTTGCTGAATATGGCGATGAAAATGGCAGTTTTATAGTACGTACCGCGGCTGAAGGTGCAAGCGAAGCAGAGTTAAGACATGATGCTGGTTTTTTAAGAAAATTATGGGAAAAAATAACCGCACGTCGTAAAAAAACTAACAAAGCAACCATATTGCATGAAGACCTAACACTTGCCTTTAGAACACTGCGTGATTACGTAGGTGAAGACATGGAGCGTATTCGTGTTGACTCAAAGCTTACCTACCAAGAGCTAAAAATATTTACCGAAGAATTTGTACCGCAACTTTCACAAGTACTCGAGTACTATCCGGGTGAGCGCCCTATATTCGACTTATTCGATGTAGAAAACGAAGTGCAAAAAGCGCTGCATCGCAAAGTCACGTTAAAGTCAGGCGGGTACATTATTATTGATCAAACAGAAGCGATGACTACGGTTGACGTAAACACCGGTGCGTTTGTCGGCCATCGTAATTTAGAAGAGACTATTTTTAACACTAATGTCGAGGCAACGTCTGCCATTGCGCGCCAGTTAAGGCTTCGTAATTTAGGTGGAATAATTATTATCGACTTTATCGATATGGTCAGCGAAGAGCATAAAAGCCGTGTATTACACTCGCTTGAATCGGCGCTTGCTAAAGATCGTACTAAAACAAATATTAATGGTTTGTCAGCGCTAGGGTTAGTTGAAATGACCCGAAAACGCACCAGAGAGAGCTTAGAGCATATTTTATGTGATGTATGCCCTGCATGTTCAGGGCGAGGCTCACAAAAAACAGTCGAAACGGTATGCTACGAAATATTACGTGAAATTGTTCGCGTAAACCGCGCCTACGCAGCCGATAAATTTATGGTTTATGCAGCACCAGCAGTAAGTGAAGCCTTACTTAATGATGAATACCACAACTTGGCGGAGCTTGAGCTATTTATAGGTAAGCAAGTACACATACAAACAGAAAGCTTATACAGCCAAGAGCAGTTTGATGTGGTAATGATGTAA
- a CDS encoding Maf family protein, with product MNTAVYLASASPRRKELLAQLGIEFSQFSVDADESQFPNELPHAYVERLARLKACSGVKLGYTDRPVLGSDTVVVIDNESLCKPRDEADFTHTLKRLSGNTHQVLTAIAFATEDKVLSQVISTDVTFKKLSDEEIKAYWQSGEPQDKAGGYGIQGLGGRFVTHISGSYFSVVGLPLYETEQLLHAFLRG from the coding sequence ATGAATACTGCCGTATATCTGGCATCAGCTTCTCCTCGTCGTAAAGAGTTATTGGCTCAACTTGGTATCGAATTTTCGCAATTTAGTGTTGATGCGGACGAGAGCCAATTTCCTAATGAACTTCCTCATGCCTATGTAGAGCGCTTAGCGAGGCTAAAAGCTTGCTCAGGTGTCAAGCTTGGTTACACAGACCGGCCAGTACTAGGTAGTGACACAGTAGTTGTTATTGATAATGAATCCTTGTGTAAACCACGCGATGAAGCCGATTTTACGCATACACTTAAACGCTTGTCCGGAAACACTCACCAGGTACTAACCGCTATTGCTTTTGCGACTGAAGATAAAGTGCTTAGCCAAGTTATCAGTACTGATGTGACATTTAAAAAACTGAGCGATGAAGAGATTAAAGCCTACTGGCAAAGTGGTGAGCCACAAGATAAAGCGGGTGGATATGGTATTCAGGGGCTAGGTGGTCGCTTTGTTACACATATTTCGGGTAGCTATTTTAGTGTTGTCGGCTTACCTTTATATGAGACTGAACAATTATTACACGCATTTTTAAGAGGGTAG
- a CDS encoding rod shape-determining protein, producing the protein MFKKLRGIFSNDLSIDLGTANTLIYVKEEGIVLNEPSVVAIRQERAGGPKSVASVGTEAKQMLGRTPGNIKAIRPMKDGVIADFYVTEKMLQHFIKQVHNNNFMRPSPRVLICVPCGATQVEKRAIRESAMGAGAREVYLIEEPMAAAIGAGLPVSEATGSMVVDIGGGTTEVAIISLNGVVYSSSVRIGGDKFDEAIINYVRRNFGSLIGEATAENIKHQIGSAFKTDEPIEIEVRGRNLAEGVPRSFTLNSHEILEALQEPLMGIVSAVMVALEQSPPELASDISAHGMVLTGGGALLKDLDRLLMEETGIPVVVADDPLTCVARGGGKALEMIDVHGGDVFSYD; encoded by the coding sequence ATGTTTAAAAAACTCCGTGGTATTTTTTCTAACGATCTGTCGATCGACTTGGGTACAGCCAATACCCTAATTTATGTAAAAGAAGAAGGTATTGTTCTAAACGAGCCTTCAGTTGTTGCTATCCGTCAAGAGCGTGCTGGTGGCCCTAAAAGTGTTGCATCGGTAGGTACCGAAGCAAAACAGATGCTAGGTCGTACGCCGGGTAATATTAAAGCAATCCGCCCAATGAAAGACGGTGTAATTGCTGACTTTTATGTAACAGAAAAAATGTTACAACACTTCATCAAGCAAGTGCATAACAATAACTTTATGCGCCCAAGTCCGCGCGTACTTATTTGTGTACCATGTGGTGCAACGCAAGTAGAAAAACGCGCAATCCGCGAATCGGCAATGGGCGCTGGCGCCCGAGAGGTTTACCTAATTGAAGAGCCAATGGCTGCGGCAATTGGTGCAGGTTTACCGGTATCAGAAGCAACAGGCTCTATGGTTGTTGATATTGGTGGTGGTACAACTGAAGTTGCTATTATTTCACTAAATGGTGTGGTTTACTCATCATCAGTACGTATTGGTGGCGATAAGTTTGACGAAGCTATTATTAACTATGTGCGTCGTAACTTTGGTAGCTTAATTGGTGAAGCAACCGCCGAAAACATTAAGCACCAAATTGGTTCTGCGTTTAAAACAGATGAGCCAATTGAGATCGAAGTACGTGGCCGTAACCTAGCTGAAGGTGTTCCACGTTCATTTACACTTAACTCACATGAAATCTTAGAAGCGCTTCAAGAGCCTCTAATGGGGATTGTTAGTGCAGTAATGGTTGCCCTAGAGCAATCGCCACCAGAGCTTGCATCAGATATTTCTGCGCACGGTATGGTACTGACTGGCGGTGGTGCACTATTAAAAGATTTAGATCGCTTATTAATGGAAGAAACAGGCATTCCTGTTGTTGTTGCTGACGATCCACTAACGTGTGTAGCACGTGGCGGCGGTAAGGCATTAGAAATGATTGATGTTCACGGTGGTGACGTTTTTAGTTACGACTAA
- the mreC gene encoding rod shape-determining protein MreC — protein sequence MKLMFGRTVSLQLRLFVAVLLSIVLIAGDRYTEGGTVVRTSLNTLVSPLIYVANLPYELFSIGAKSLHTRDQLLTENEALKKKQMLQSEQLQQYQFLARENQKLRALLGSSAKQSNRKIIAQVLSVHSNPYSHQVVINRGTTDGISEGQAVIDEMGVVGQLTKVGSTTSRVLLMTDTTHATPVRILRNDVRTVVEGIGKINIVKLSHVPHSLDVRIGDVLVTSGLGGTFPEGYPVAIVTEINRDEGRPFAQVFAEPIALLDRIRLLVILWRSQQEQINDD from the coding sequence ATGAAATTAATGTTTGGGCGCACTGTCTCTTTGCAACTGCGACTTTTTGTCGCAGTGCTTTTGAGTATCGTACTCATAGCTGGAGATAGGTACACAGAAGGTGGAACCGTTGTGCGCACCAGTTTAAATACACTGGTTAGCCCGCTTATTTATGTTGCAAACTTACCTTATGAGTTATTTAGCATTGGCGCTAAAAGCTTACACACGCGAGACCAACTCCTTACTGAAAACGAAGCACTGAAAAAAAAGCAAATGCTACAAAGTGAGCAGCTGCAACAGTACCAATTTTTAGCCAGAGAAAACCAGAAGTTGCGTGCGTTACTTGGCTCATCGGCAAAACAATCTAATCGTAAAATTATTGCACAAGTATTATCGGTTCACTCAAACCCATATAGCCATCAAGTCGTTATTAACCGTGGTACTACAGACGGCATAAGCGAAGGGCAAGCTGTAATAGACGAAATGGGGGTGGTAGGGCAGCTTACTAAAGTAGGTTCCACTACGTCGCGCGTATTATTGATGACCGATACAACTCATGCAACACCTGTTCGCATACTTAGGAATGATGTACGAACCGTCGTTGAAGGCATTGGTAAAATTAATATAGTTAAGCTTTCGCATGTGCCTCATAGTTTAGATGTGCGAATAGGTGATGTATTAGTGACTTCTGGGTTAGGTGGTACATTTCCTGAAGGGTATCCTGTGGCGATAGTCACAGAAATTAACCGCGACGAAGGCCGTCCATTTGCACAAGTATTTGCAGAGCCAATCGCGTTGCTCGACCGAATTCGCTTACTTGTAATTCTATGGCGCAGCCAGCAGGAGCAAATAAACGATGATTAA